One part of the Amyelois transitella isolate CPQ chromosome 10, ilAmyTran1.1, whole genome shotgun sequence genome encodes these proteins:
- the LOC106137699 gene encoding transcription elongation factor B polypeptide 3 isoform X2: MASVLDLVKHYQHAIEKYPNDEQKILKCIDKLFNLQVTVQHLQDTGVGRTVNALRKEPGEVGQAARALVNKWKLMVAAEESDQETDHNESANHNGYGNGKDSDDNTKYSNQTREERSSNSSRRNEKNNRGEMNGNYSGSKRKYQSSEEEEPDIKKSKGADRNSYDSYKKTNVKVKPEPKTESESDESEHSNSDDSESEMSESTVEEVKVKQEMKSEYHHKSSKHSSSRNENNKKESSSKHESKSSKHSSTGSRKERHSSEKSSSKESTHSSQKREKETSSEKKHKSDHKEKDKQQKEKSKSSKHSSSDRHKSSSQTESSSDKHKNQNERHSDKADKHRSSSYSHKSEKDKHKSSSEKEISSEKHNSKDHFSSSKEKSSSSSREKSNKDKGSSSKEKSDSHKSEKKHSSSSSSDKNKSKDKTKDKVEDKNDNRSKQKSSSSSHKSSKPTSNKSTEDIPKKKNPVSHSEDSDDGIDCGSGASFAEALGMISPAKPKKKPGTLKESYSPGNTDLSPAALLAPSAKLAPLPTLEISALPEISPNYKPRPPPKLMPNFTDEEAMSAVISSKNQRTKVYSGNKVMGRIPSLYEMCVHILQEHIDALEYTGGVPYEILKPVIDKATPQQLFLLEHYNPYLMEDTDHLWQKFCEKHFRKQQRQEMETWREMYMRCQEEQEHRLKSLTENIKIAQEAKKAPIKQTKMAYVDTVVKPPRNIARKQKRHRRKQKKQTWLLFPRGSTEI; encoded by the exons ATGGCGTCTGTTCTTGATTTAGTGAAACATTATCAACATGCTATAGAGAAGTATCCCAACGACGAACaaaaa attttaaaatgtatagaCAAACTGTTCAACCTGCAAGTGACAGTGCAGCACCTGCAAGATACTGGCGTAGGGCGGACAGTCAATGCTCTCCGGAAGGAGCCAGGAGAAGTGGGGCAAGCAGCTCGTGCCCTCGTCAACAAGTGGAAACTGATGGTGGCTGCTGAGGAGAGCGATCAGGAGACTGACCACAATGAAT CTGCAAACCACAATGGTTATGGGAATGGCAAAGATTCAGATGATAACACAAAGTATTCAAACCAAACTAGAGAAGAGAGAAGTAGCAACAGCTCTAGAAGAAATGAGAAGAATAACCGTGGGGAGATGAATGGCAACTACAGTGGTAGTAAAAGGAAATATCAAAGCAGTGAG gaaGAAGAAcctgacataaaaaaatccaaagGTGCTGATCGAAACTCTTATGATagctataaaaaaacaaatgtcaaAGTAAAGCCAGAACCCAAGACGGAGAGTGAAAGTGATGAGTCAGAACACTCAAACAGTGATGATAGCGAATCTGAAATGTCAGAATCTACAGTTGAGGAAGTCAAAGTAAAACAGGAAATGAAATCAGAATATCACCATAAATCCTCAAAACATTCTTCAagtagaaatgaaaataacaaaaaagagtCAAGTTCAAAACATGAAAgtaaatcatcaaaacataGTTCCACAGGATCTAGAAAAGAAAGGCATAGTTCTGAAAAATCATCTTCAAAAGAAAGCACCCATAGTTCACAAAAGAGAGAAAAAGAAACTAGTTCTGAAAAGAAACACAAATCTGatcataaagaaaaggacAAACAACAAAAAGAGAAGTCTAAGTCAAGCAAACACAGCAGTTCAGACAGGCATAAGTCCTCTTCACAGACTGAAAGCAGTTctgataaacataaaaatcaaaacGAGAGACACTCTGATAAAGCAGACAAGCACAGGAGTTCCAGTTATTCACACAAATCTGAAAAAGACAAGCACAAAAGTTCTTcagaaaaagaaatttcatCTGAGAAACATAACTCAAAAGATCACTTCAGTAGTAGTAAAGAGAAAAGTAGTTCCTCCAGCAGggaaaaatcaaataaagatAAGGGCAGTAGCTCTAAAGAAAAATCAGATAGCCATAAGAgtgaaaaaaaacattcatcatcatcatcaagtgataaaaataaaagtaaggaTAAAACTAAGGATAAAGTTGAAGATAAGAATGATAATAGGTCGAAACAAAAGTCCAGTTCCTCATCACATAAAAGTAGTAAGCCCACCAGTAATAAGTCAACAGAAGATAtaccaaagaaaaaaaatccagTCAGTCACAGTGAGGACAGCGATGATGGCATAGATTGTGGATCAG GTGCAAGCTTTGCTGAAGCCCTGGGCATGATAAGTCCTGCAAAACCTAAAAAGAAACCTGGGACACTCAAGGAATCATATTCTCCTGGGAACACAGAC TTGAGTCCAGCAGCTCTCCTGGCTCCCAGTGCTAAACTGGCCCCACTCCCCACTCTGGAAATATCCGCGTTACCAGAAATATCACCCAATTATAAGCCACGGCCGCCGCCAAAACTCATGCCGAACTTCACCGATGAAGAGGCCATGAGCGCTGTCATATCATCTAAAAACCaaag aacTAAAGTTTATTCGGGTAACAAAGTAATGGGAAGAATTCCATCTCTATACGAGATGTGCGTGCACATACTACAGGAACATATTGATG caCTCGAATACACGGGTGGCGTGCCATACGAAATCCTCAAGCCTGTGATCGACAAAGCAACTCCTCAACAACTTTTCCTGTTAGAACATTACAATCCGTACCTAATGGAGGACACTGATCATCTGTGGCAGAAATTCTGCGAGAAACACTTTAGGAAACAACAGCGACAAGAAATGGAGACTTGGAGAGAGATGTATATG AGATGCCAAGAAGAACAGGAGCATAGACTGAAATCTCTCACAGAAAACATCAAGATAGCACAAGAAGCAAAGAAAGCGCCCATAAAACAGACGAAAATGGCATATGTGGATACTGTGGTCAAACCCCCTCGAAATATCGCACGAAAGCAG AAACGTCATCGCCGCAAGCAAAAAAAGCAAACGTGGTTACTTTTTCCAAGAGGGAGCACGGAAATCTAG
- the LOC106137699 gene encoding transcription elongation factor B polypeptide 3 isoform X1, which produces MASVLDLVKHYQHAIEKYPNDEQKILKCIDKLFNLQVTVQHLQDTGVGRTVNALRKEPGEVGQAARALVNKWKLMVAAEESDQETDHNESANHNGYGNGKDSDDNTKYSNQTREERSSNSSRRNEKNNRGEMNGNYSGSKRKYQSSEEEEPDIKKSKGADRNSYDSYKKTNVKVKPEPKTESESDESEHSNSDDSESEMSESTVEEVKVKQEMKSEYHHKSSKHSSSRNENNKKESSSKHESKSSKHSSTGSRKERHSSEKSSSKESTHSSQKREKETSSEKKHKSDHKEKDKQQKEKSKSSKHSSSDRHKSSSQTESSSDKHKNQNERHSDKADKHRSSSYSHKSEKDKHKSSSEKEISSEKHNSKDHFSSSKEKSSSSSREKSNKDKGSSSKEKSDSHKSEKKHSSSSSSDKNKSKDKTKDKVEDKNDNRSKQKSSSSSHKSSKPTSNKSTEDIPKKKNPVSHSEDSDDGIDCGSGASFAEALGMISPAKPKKKPGTLKESYSPGNTDLSPAALLAPSAKLAPLPTLEISALPEISPNYKPRPPPKLMPNFTDEEAMSAVISSKNQRTKVYSGNKVMGRIPSLYEMCVHILQEHIDALEYTGGVPYEILKPVIDKATPQQLFLLEHYNPYLMEDTDHLWQKFCEKHFRKQQRQEMETWREMYMRCQEEQEHRLKSLTENIKIAQEAKKAPIKQTKMAYVDTVVKPPRNIARKQALHGTAHAASASPAARVAALAAAPNILRGAARPTPAAPVSASFKPKKAPLMAKALQFMRGRKR; this is translated from the exons ATGGCGTCTGTTCTTGATTTAGTGAAACATTATCAACATGCTATAGAGAAGTATCCCAACGACGAACaaaaa attttaaaatgtatagaCAAACTGTTCAACCTGCAAGTGACAGTGCAGCACCTGCAAGATACTGGCGTAGGGCGGACAGTCAATGCTCTCCGGAAGGAGCCAGGAGAAGTGGGGCAAGCAGCTCGTGCCCTCGTCAACAAGTGGAAACTGATGGTGGCTGCTGAGGAGAGCGATCAGGAGACTGACCACAATGAAT CTGCAAACCACAATGGTTATGGGAATGGCAAAGATTCAGATGATAACACAAAGTATTCAAACCAAACTAGAGAAGAGAGAAGTAGCAACAGCTCTAGAAGAAATGAGAAGAATAACCGTGGGGAGATGAATGGCAACTACAGTGGTAGTAAAAGGAAATATCAAAGCAGTGAG gaaGAAGAAcctgacataaaaaaatccaaagGTGCTGATCGAAACTCTTATGATagctataaaaaaacaaatgtcaaAGTAAAGCCAGAACCCAAGACGGAGAGTGAAAGTGATGAGTCAGAACACTCAAACAGTGATGATAGCGAATCTGAAATGTCAGAATCTACAGTTGAGGAAGTCAAAGTAAAACAGGAAATGAAATCAGAATATCACCATAAATCCTCAAAACATTCTTCAagtagaaatgaaaataacaaaaaagagtCAAGTTCAAAACATGAAAgtaaatcatcaaaacataGTTCCACAGGATCTAGAAAAGAAAGGCATAGTTCTGAAAAATCATCTTCAAAAGAAAGCACCCATAGTTCACAAAAGAGAGAAAAAGAAACTAGTTCTGAAAAGAAACACAAATCTGatcataaagaaaaggacAAACAACAAAAAGAGAAGTCTAAGTCAAGCAAACACAGCAGTTCAGACAGGCATAAGTCCTCTTCACAGACTGAAAGCAGTTctgataaacataaaaatcaaaacGAGAGACACTCTGATAAAGCAGACAAGCACAGGAGTTCCAGTTATTCACACAAATCTGAAAAAGACAAGCACAAAAGTTCTTcagaaaaagaaatttcatCTGAGAAACATAACTCAAAAGATCACTTCAGTAGTAGTAAAGAGAAAAGTAGTTCCTCCAGCAGggaaaaatcaaataaagatAAGGGCAGTAGCTCTAAAGAAAAATCAGATAGCCATAAGAgtgaaaaaaaacattcatcatcatcatcaagtgataaaaataaaagtaaggaTAAAACTAAGGATAAAGTTGAAGATAAGAATGATAATAGGTCGAAACAAAAGTCCAGTTCCTCATCACATAAAAGTAGTAAGCCCACCAGTAATAAGTCAACAGAAGATAtaccaaagaaaaaaaatccagTCAGTCACAGTGAGGACAGCGATGATGGCATAGATTGTGGATCAG GTGCAAGCTTTGCTGAAGCCCTGGGCATGATAAGTCCTGCAAAACCTAAAAAGAAACCTGGGACACTCAAGGAATCATATTCTCCTGGGAACACAGAC TTGAGTCCAGCAGCTCTCCTGGCTCCCAGTGCTAAACTGGCCCCACTCCCCACTCTGGAAATATCCGCGTTACCAGAAATATCACCCAATTATAAGCCACGGCCGCCGCCAAAACTCATGCCGAACTTCACCGATGAAGAGGCCATGAGCGCTGTCATATCATCTAAAAACCaaag aacTAAAGTTTATTCGGGTAACAAAGTAATGGGAAGAATTCCATCTCTATACGAGATGTGCGTGCACATACTACAGGAACATATTGATG caCTCGAATACACGGGTGGCGTGCCATACGAAATCCTCAAGCCTGTGATCGACAAAGCAACTCCTCAACAACTTTTCCTGTTAGAACATTACAATCCGTACCTAATGGAGGACACTGATCATCTGTGGCAGAAATTCTGCGAGAAACACTTTAGGAAACAACAGCGACAAGAAATGGAGACTTGGAGAGAGATGTATATG AGATGCCAAGAAGAACAGGAGCATAGACTGAAATCTCTCACAGAAAACATCAAGATAGCACAAGAAGCAAAGAAAGCGCCCATAAAACAGACGAAAATGGCATATGTGGATACTGTGGTCAAACCCCCTCGAAATATCGCACGAAAGCAG GCGCTGCACGGCACGGCGCACGCGGCGTCGGCGAGCCCGGCGGCGCGCGTGGCGGCGCTGGCGGCGGCGCCCAACATCctgcgcggcgcggcgcggccCACGCCCGCCGCGCCCGTCTCCGCCTCCTTCAAGCCCAAGAAGGCCCCGCTCATGGCCAAAGCTCTCCAGTTCATGCGCGGCCGCAAACGATGA
- the LOC106137700 gene encoding F-box/LRR-repeat protein 7, with translation MTLPQETDEFKTLPDELIISIFKLLPLDSLLACEEVCKRWKKLAQDASIWRSILIVYSGKPGQSEVSERNLEIISSQSQNIFRLKLQYVYNYQFIKSILQECDNIISLDLVMCRISKEFQDEVKRWPDLKRLNLKNSLLLTSNEDVLIQYDQFKSLKYLALSDFGLTSSNWNSLIDCSFLSNILIEKIRNLNVDYIKQLIFSKQHILETFHIYGGDSVDDKCLQLLSKCNLLRDLAIIRCENLSDEGLVALTNLKSVEHLQVWNNNNFTEMNLLKTLSSPNLLRLQSLSLSRIGNVSPVIVDVISEYYKHLKFLALYQCPRIINTDYEKQLKSKFRNIDVVLY, from the coding sequence ATGACTCTACCACAGGAAACCGacgaatttaaaactttaccaGATGAGTTGataatatcaatttttaaattgctgCCATTGGATTCATTATTAGCATGCGAAGAAGTGTGCAAGCGATGGAAGAAGCTAGCCCAGGATGCTTCTATCTGGAGATCCATACTCATAGTATATTCAGGAAAGCCTGGACAGAGTGAAGTTAGTGAAAGGAATCTAGAAATCATTTCATCTCaaagtcaaaatatttttcgtctCAAGTTGCAGTATGTGTATAACTaccaatttataaaatcaatattacaaGAATGTGATAACATCATATCACTGGATCTTGTTATGTGTCGAATTAGCAAAGAGTTTCAAGATGAAGTTAAAAGATGGCCTGATCTCAAAAgactaaatttgaaaaattcacTTTTACTTACCTCCAATGAAGATGTATTGATTCAGTATGATCAATTTAAAAGTCTAAAATACTTAGCCTTATCAGATTTTGGATTGACAAGTTCTAATTGGAATAGTTTGATAGACTGTTCCTTTCTGAGCAATatacttattgaaaaaattagaAATCTTAATGTTGACTATATCAAACAATTAATATTCTCAAAACAGCATATCTTGGAGACATTTCACATCTATGGAGGTGATTCAGTAGATGATAAATGTTTGCAACTGTTGTCAAAATGTAATCTTCTCAGAGACTTAGCAATAATCAGATGTGAGAATCTTTCTGATGAGGGTTTGGTAGCACTAACAAATCTAAAATCTGTAGAACATTTACAGGTTtggaataacaataattttactgAAATGAATCTACTGAAAACTTTGAGTAGCCCCAATTTGCTTCGATTACAAAGCCTGAGCTTGTCCAGGATAGGGAATGTATCTCCTGTTATTGTTGATGTAATTTCAGAGTACTATAAACATTTGAAATTCTTAGCATTATATCAATGTCCAAGGATAATTAACACTGATTatgaaaaacaattgaaatctaAATTTCGTAATATTGATGTTGTTTTGTATTGA